Proteins from a single region of Melanotaenia boesemani isolate fMelBoe1 chromosome 3, fMelBoe1.pri, whole genome shotgun sequence:
- the elf3 gene encoding ETS-related transcription factor Elf-3: MSSPCLSSVLTHANLTVYQTSRPEVQPDLLPGMNGLRSNYQTYNVNGLLYRSGSQVFRQISPHSWTADDVLEWISDHVESTKFDASTLSLEFCSMDGPSLCQMNQEEMTGIFGPQLGPQLHQNLQEYKTKYELQSLSGPELNETCQLLDNFLDTFSFPLLSTIRIGQADGAFGKKEFEYHDDIYLNGLTMEPVTPLEDTEYLSDNQSEFEYGGMLGFVSSPESGSSESEPEFPYPPFLKVHVKTEESESRVKRPRGRPPKVSRDHGSSIYDSSKKNKHAPRGTHLWEFIRDILIHPEKNQGLMKWEDRQEGVFKFLKSEAVAQMWGQKKKNSSMTYEKLSRAMRYYYKREILERVDGRRLVYKFGKNSSGWKIEEAETRKLI; the protein is encoded by the exons ATGTCGTCACCGTGCCTCAGCAGCGTCCTGACTCATGCCAACCTGACTGTGTACCAGACCAGCCGTCCTGAAGTCCAGCCTGATCTGCTGCCCGGCATGAACGGCTTACGGAGCAACTACCAAACTTACAACGTGAACG GTCTGCTGTACAGGTCGGGTTCTCAGGTCTTCAGGCAGATCAGCCCTCACAGCTGGACAGCAGACGATGTCCTGGAGTGGATTAGTGACCACGTAGAGAGCACCAAGTTTGATGCCAGCACCCTCAGTCTGGAATTCTGTTCCATGGATGGTCCTTCCCTGTGCCAAATGAACCAGGAGGAGATGACAGGAATCTTTGGCCCACAGCTTGGTCCACAGCTTCACCAGAACCTGCAGGAATATAAGACCAAATATG aGCTGCAGAGcctatcaggaccagaactgaATGAGACCTGTCAGCTCCTGGACAACTTCTTGGACACCTTCAGCTTTCCTTTGCTCAGCACCATTAGAATTGGTCAAG ctgatggagCTTTTGGAAAAAAGGAGTTTGAATACCATGACGACATTTACCTTAATGGTCTGACAATGGAACCAGTAACCCCCCTAGAAGACACAGAGTATCTCTCTGATAACCAGTCTGAGTTTGAGTATG GTGGCATGCTTGGCTTTGTAAGCTCTCCAGAGTCTGGCAGCAGCGAATCAGAACCAGAGTTCCCATACCCTCCATTCTTAA AAGTGCATGTCAAAACAGAAGAATCGGAATCTCGAGTGAAGCGACCAAGGGGACGACCTCCTAAAGTCAGCAGAGACCACGGCAGCAGCATTTATGAcagttcaaagaaaaacaaacatg CACCTCGTGGTACTCACTTGTGGGAGTTCATCAGGGATATTCTGATCCACCCAGAGAAGAACCAAGGCCTGATGAAATGGGAGGACCGACAGGAAGGTGTGTTCAAGTTCCTCAAGTCTGAGGCTGTGGCTCAGATGTGGggccagaagaagaaaaacagcagcatgaCATATGAGAAGCTCAGCCGAGCCATGAG GTATTACTATAAGAGGGAGATTCTGGAACGAGTTGATGGCCGGAGGCTTGTGTACAAATTTGGGAAAAATTCCAGTGGTTGGAAGATTGAAGAGGCAGAAACCAGGAAGTTGATCTAA